GCACAGGCGTGTACCGGATAACCCTCCGCCTGGAGACGTTCGACCAGCGCGCCGACCTTTTGCGGGTTGCGTCCCCAGAGGGCAATGTCCTCGTACTCGCGCACCGAGCAGTGCGCGCGCACCATGTGCGGCGCCAGCGTACCGCTGCCGACGATCAGCAACCGGCGCGCATCTCGGCGAGCGAGGTAGTCGGCCGCCAACGCGGAAGTGCAGGCGGTGCGCCGGGCGGTAAGCTCCGACGCTTCGAGCATGGCCAGCGGGCGGCCATGCGTGCCGTCGAACAGGCAGAACAGCGCGGCCACCGCCGGCAGGTCTCGCGCACCGTTGCCGGGAAATACGGTGACCAGCTTGACGCCAATGTCCTGCCCCGGCCGCCAGACCGGCATGGTCAGCAGCGAGGCGTTTTCCGGCAGCGCATGGCAGCCGCGCACCGGCGCCTCGCAGGGGTGGGCGAGACCTGCGCGCAGGGCCTCGATCAACTGGGGATAGGCCAGGCGCTCGGCAACATCGGCATTGGTGAGGAAGCGGAGGTCGTGCATGAAAGCCCCTCGTCGGGAATGCGGTGGGTGATCCGCAGGAGCAGGTTCCACCCGCGATGATCCACAGCGCGGGACCATCGCGGACCAAGCCCGCCCCTGCGAACGAGGATGGCGTCAGTGCCCGCCGAGATAGGCGTTGCGCACCTCCTGGTTGCCCAGCAGCTCCGCGCCGCTACCACTCAGGCGGATCTCGCCGTTGACCATCACGTAGCCGCGGTCGGAGAGCTTGAGCGCGTGGTTGGCGTTCTGCTCCACGAGGAACAGTGTCATCCCGCTCCTGGCCAATTCGCGCAAGGTCTGGAATATCTGCTTGACCACGATGGGCGCGAGGCCCAGCGAGGGTTCGTCGAGCAGCAGCAACTTGGGCCGGCTCATCAGCGCACGGGCGATGGCGAGCATCTGCTGCTCACCGCCGGACATGGTCATGGCGCGCTGGTTGCGCCGCTCCTTGAGGCGCGGGAAGAGTTCGAACATGAGCTGCATGTCTTCCTGGGCGTGCTCCATGCCGACGGGGATGGTGCCCATCAGCAGGTTCTCTTCCACGGTCATGTCGGGGAATACCCGGCGCCCTTCCGGCGACTGCGCGATGCCGTTGGAGGCCACGTAGTGCGCGGACTTTTGCCGAATGTCCTGCCCCTTGAAAAGGATCGCGCCCGAGGCCGCGCGCGGCTGGCCGAAAATCGACATCAGCAGGGTGGACTTACCCGCGCCGTTGGCGCCAATCAGCGCCACGGTTTCCCCTTCGTTGACGGTCAGAGAGACTTTCTTCAGTGCCTGGATCGGCCCGTAGAACACATCCACATCACGGAATTCCAACATCGGCGCCGTCATGCCAGCTCCTCTTCGTCTGCGCCGAGATAGGCGGCGATCACTTTCTCGTTGTTGCGGATATCCGCCGGGCCACCCCTGGCGATCACGTCGCCGTGGTCGAGCACGATGATGTGGTCGGAGATGTTCATCACCATGCCCATGTCGTGCTCGATCAGCAGCACGGTGATGCCGTGGTGATCGCGCAGGAAGCGGATGATCCGCGACAGCGCCTGGGTCTCGGCCGGGTTGAGGCCGGCGGCGGGCTCGTCCAGGCAGATGATCTCCGGTCGGGTGCACATGGCACGGGCGATTTCCAGGCGGCGCTGCTGGCCGTAGGACATCTCGCCGGCCAGGCGGTTGGCGCAGTCCACCAGGTCCACCACCTCCAGCCAGTAGAAGGCGTGGTCCAGCGCTTCGCTTTCCGCGCGGCGGTAACCGGGGGTATTGAGGATACCGGCGAGGAGATTGCGGTTGACGAACATGTGCTGGGCCACCAGCAGGTTCTCCACCACCGACATCTCGCGGAACAGCCGGATGTTCTGGAAGGTGCGCGCCAGGCCCGCGCGGTTCACCAGGTGAGTACCGCCGAACATCTTGTAGTAGAGACGATTGCCGAACTGCGCCGGGCTGACGAAGTCTGCGGCCTGGAACGGCTGGCCGAGGACCTTGATGACGTCGGTGCACGCCCCCTGGGTGTTGAGCAGGATGTTGCCGCCGGTGGCCTTGTAGAAACCGGTCAGGCAGTTGAACACCGTGGTCTTGCCGGCGCCGTTGGGGCCGATCAGTGCGGTGATGGAGCCGCGCTCCACATCGAGGTTGACGTCGTTGAGCGCCTTGATGCCGCCGAAGTGCATCATCAGGTGCTCGACGCTGAGGATCTTGTCGGAAGTCCGCTCGCTCATGGCGCCACCCCCTTGCGTACGGCGAAGCCCGAGCGGCTGATGCGGATCAGCCCGCGCGGTCGCCAGATCATCATCAGCACCATGAGGATGCCGAACAGCAACACACGGTAGTCGGCGAAGCTGCGCAGCAGCTCCGGCGCCACGGTGAGAACGAAGGCGGCGATCACCACGCCGACCGTCGAGCCCATGCCGCCGAGCACGACGATGGCGAGAATCAGGGCCGACTCGAAGAAGGTGAACGACGACGGGTTGACGAAGCCCTGGTAGCTGGCGAAGAACACCCCGGCCAGCCCCGCGGTGGAGGCGCCGAGCATGAACGCGGAGAGCTTCACCAGTACGTGGTTCAGGCCCATTGCGCGGCAGGCGATCTCGTCCTCGCGCAGCGCTTCCCAGGCGCGCCCCACGGGCATGCGAGTCAGCCGGTGCTTGATGTACAGCACCAGCATCACCACCACGAACAGCACCACGTAAATGAACAGGAATTTGAAGTTCTGGTTGTAGTCCACGCCGAGGAACTCATGGATCGGTGTGCCTCCCTCCTTCGCCCGGCGACCGAATTCCAGGCCGAAGAATGTCGGCGAGGGCACGGGCATACCGTTGGGGCCGCCAGTGAAGGACAACCAGTTGTTGAGGATCAGCCGAATGATCTCGCCGAAACCGAGCGTCACGATGGCCAGGTAATCGCCGTGCATGCGCAGTACCGGGAACCCCAGAAGCGCACCAGCCAGCGCGGCAGTGATGGCGGCCAGCGGCAGAACCGTCCAGAAGCCCAGGCCGAGGTACTGGTAGCCCAGCGCGAGGCCGTAGGCGCCGATGGCGTAGAAGGCCACGTAGCCGAGGTCCAGCAGGCCGGCGAGACCGACCACGATGTTCAGGCCCAGCCCCAGCAGCACGTAGATCAGGCCGAGGATGATCACGGTGAGCAGGTACTTGCTGGCGAAGAACGGGAAGATCACCGCGGCGACGATCACCAGCGGAATGATCCAGCGCAGGCGCGTCTTGTAGCCCGGCGGCAGCACCGTGATGCCCGAGTCCGAGCTTTCGAAGCGGTCCATGATGCGCGCGCCGGCCGGGGTCTGCAGGAACAGGCTGAGCAGCAGGCGGCCGAGCATCACTGCGCCGACCATCCAGGCCAGACGCACAGGTTGCAGGTTGAAGCTGTAGCCATCGAGCACCACGCCGACGATGGGCCCGAACACCACCAGGGCGATCAGGCCGGCGAGCACGGTGTCGACCAGGCTCTTCTTGATATCGATGCGCGCGGTCTTCGCCGCGGCGGAGGTCTGGGTCGCGGACATCATGCTCACACCTTCGATACCTGGGGACGCCCCAGGAGCCCTTGTGGTCGGAAGATCAGGATGGCCACCAGCAGCGAGAAGGCGAATACGTCCTTGAAGTCGGTATTCACCATGCCGGAGAACTGCGCCTCGGCCACCCCGAGGATCAGCCCGCCGAGCATCGCTCCGGGCAGCGAGCCGATACCGCCGAGCACTGCGGCGGTGAACGCCTTGATGCCGATGATGAAGCCGGCATAGAAGTCGAAGGTGCCGTAGTTCATGGTGATCAGCACGCCGGCCAGCGCAGCCATCGCGGCGCCGATGACGAACACGTAGGAGATCACCCGGTCGGTGTTGATGCCCAGGATCGACGCCATCTTGCGATCCTGCTGGGTCGCGCGGCACATGCGCCCGAGCTTGGTGTACTGGATCACATAGGTCAGCACCGCCATGCCGACGAAGGCGGCGATGAGGATGAACACCTTGGTGTAGGTGAGCTGCACGAAGCCTTCGCCGATATGGAACTTGAAGGCACCGTCGAGCAGGGTCGGCACGCCTTGCTGGCGCGGGCCCTGGGCCAGTTGCACGTAGTTCTGCAGGATCAGCGACATGCCGATGGCAGAGATCAGCGGCGCCAGCCGCGTGGAGTTGCGCAGCGGTTTGTAGGCGATGCGTTCGATCACCCAGCCGTACACGCCGGTGACGAAGATGGTGAAGACCAGGGTGCCGAGGATCAGCAGCGGGAACGACTGCAGGCCGAAGAAGGCCAGCAGGGCCAGGGCCACGGCGGAGAGGTAGGCGGAGATCATGTACACCTCGCCGTGGGCGAAGTTGATCATGCCGATGATGCCGTAAACCATCGTATAGCCGATGGCGATCAGACCGTAGACCGACCCCAGGGTCAGCCCGTTGATCATTTGCTGAAGGAAGATACCATCCACGATTGAGTACTCGCGCAAGCAGGGCAGGAAAGGCTGACGGCTCGCGCACCCACCGGCTCGTGACCAGCTACGCGCGTTCCGTCGACCTGCGGGAAAGCCGGCGCCGCGGGTAGCGGCGCCGGCAGGTCAGGCGTGACTCGCGCCTGTCTACGATCTTGCTGGCTGGAGCGGCACAAGGCGGAAGCGGGTGAGAAGGCGGAGTTTACAAACGCTAAACGAGCCCCTCGAAACCACTTCCAGCGCAGTGCTGCCGCCGCGCTGCAGATCGCCAACAGGCGGCTACTTCTTGAACGCGTCGAGCTGGTGGTACTTGCCCTTGTCGTCCCACTCGTAGACCACGTAGTCGGAGACTTTCAGGTCGCCCTTCTTGTCCCACTCCTTCTTGCCCATGACGGTCTGGACCGGGTGCGACTTCAGCCACTCGGAGGCTTTCGCCGGGTCGGTCTTGCCGGCGCCGTTGAAGGCCGCCGCCAGGGCCTGCACCGAGGCGTAGGCGTACAGGGTGTAGCCTTCGGGCTCGAAGCCGCCGGCGCGGAATTTCTCCACCACGGCCTTGCCGTCCGGGATCAGGCGCGGGTCGGCGCCGAAGGTCATCAGCACTCCCTTGACGTACTGCGGGCCGCCGGCGGTGGTGACCAGCTCGTCGGTGACGATGCCGTCGTCGGACATGAAGGTGGCGGTCAGGCCCTGCTCGCGCATCTGCCGGACCAGCGGACCGGCCTCCGGATGCAGGCCGCCGAAGTAGACGACCTCGGCGCCCGAGGCGCGGATCTTGGTGACCAGGGCGTTGAAGTCCTTCTCGCCGCGGGTCAGGCCCTCGTACAGCACCTCCTTCACGCCGCGCTTGTTCAACTGCGCCCTGGTTGCATCGGCCAGACCCTGGCCGTAGGTGTCCTTGTCATGGATGACGGCGACTTTCTTGGCCTTCAGCACGTCGACAATGTAGTCGCCAGCCACCACGCCCTGCTGGTCGTCGCGACCGCACATGCGGAACATGCCGGAAAGACCGCGCTCGGTCACTTGCGGGTTGGTCGAGCCGGGGGTGATGGCGATGATGCCAGCCTCGTCGTACACCTCGGATGCGGGGATGGTGGAGGAAGAGCAGAAGTGGCCGACCACGCCCACGGCCTTGTCCTGGTCGACCAGGCGGTTGGCCACCGCGACGGCCTGCTTGGGTTCGCAGGCGTCGTCCGCCTTCACCAGCTTGATCTTCTCGCCATTGATACCGCCGGCGGCGTTGATGTCCTCGGCAGCCTGGGATGCCCCGCGCCAGTACTGCTCGCCGAACGAGGCGTTGGCCCCGGTATGCGGTCCTGCGACCCCGATAACGACATCTGCCTCAACAAGGGAAGACATGCCCAGCGCGGTGGTTACCGCCAGGGCCAGAAAGCCTTTTCTGAAAATCTTCTGCGACATGGAGTTTTGCTCCTGAGGGTTTTTGTAATGGCGTACGTGTTGGCGATTTCTCGTTTTAGCGATTCAGCGATTTATCGACAGCAAGCCGCGTGCCATTCGTTTTTGTTATTAACCAAGTCCTACCGCAAAACCAGCCGGAGCTGGCAGACATCAGCGCCAGACACGTGCAACCCGCCGGGCAAAACAGGTGCAACCCGACCTTACCAAGGGTGCAACCATCCATCCCGTGGGCCGACAGCTCCAGCCAACACAGGCGCAACCCCATCCGTAACCTTCGCTGTCACCGAAGTGCACATCCGCGGTGCAGACCCATCGGGGTAACGCACCATAAGAGGCTAGACCAAAGTGCAGCGGGCGTTGGGGGAGACGTGGCGGGAGGTTCCCGCCAGCGAATCGCCGACTTCAGATCACGACCCGCAGGCACTGCCCCGCGTGATAGAGGGAAAATCCGGCCTCATACAGACAACTGCGCAAACCGGCCGCCGAGACCTCTTCCATCGGCCGCAACGGCATCGGAAGGACGCTGACGTCGCCGCCCAGCAGGAAGTCGGCGAAGGCTTTGCCGACCACCGTACCGGTGGTGACGCCGCGGCCGTTGTAACCGCTCATGGCGACCAGCCCCGGCGCGGGCTCGAACAAGCGCATGAGGTGGTCGGGCGTGAAGTCGATGCAGCCGGTCCAGGTGAATTCCCAATCCACCTTGCCCAGCTTCGGGAAGTAGTGCTGCTGGATCCGGTCCGCCCAGCTCTTGAGGAACCATGCCGGCTTGCCCGTGCCCTTGCCGAGGCTGCCGAGCAGCAGGCGCCCGTCGGCATCGCGGCGGATGCTGCTGAGCACCTGCCGGGTGTCCCAGGAGCCCTGGCCGCCGGGCAGGATGCGCGCAGCTTCGGCGCCCTCCAGCGGACGCGAGGCGACCTGGTAGTAGTAACCGGGGAAGAAGGTGCGGCGCAGTTCGGTCCACTCGCCCTCGGTGTATGCACTGGAGGCGATCACCACTTGCTCGGCGACCACGACGCCGCCTTCGGTGATCACGTTCCAGGCATTGCCCACGCGCACCAGGCCGACCACCGGGGAGTGGTGGTACAGCTCGCCACCAAGCCCGACCACCGAGCGGGCCAGACCGCTGACATAGGCCATCGGATTGAGCGTGCCGGCACGGCGGTCGAGCAGCGCGCCAGCAATCTTGTCGGTTCCACAAGCCTGTTCGCAGGCCGCGCCGGTCAGCAATTCCACCGGCGCGCCTCGGCGCCCCCATTGCTCGCAGCGGCTGCGCAGGTCGGCCAGGCCACGGGCATTGTGAGCCATATGCAAGGTGCCTTCGCGGCGCGCCTGGCAATCGATGGCGTAGCGGTCGATCAGTGAGAACACCAGCGACGGCGCATTGCCGAGCATGCGGTTGACCCGCTCGCCCACCTCGGCGCCCAGACCCGCCTCGATCTCGTCCGGCGGAATCCACAAGCCGGCGTTGACCAGGCCGACATTGCGCCCGGAGCCGCCGTGACCGGTGGCATGCGCTTCCAGGACACAGACCGTCCGGTCCTTTTCCAGCAGGTGCAGCGCGGCAGACAGGCCGGTAATACCGGCGCCGATGACACACACGTCAACCTTGCGTTCCCCTCGCAGCGCCGGAGCTTCCGGGCGTTCGGGGGTCAGGCGTTCCCACAGGCACTCTTGGCGAAGCGACATCCAGCGATCCTTATCGGTGAATCTTGTGAATGGCAGGCGAAGCGTGTTGCGGCGCCGGCCCTCTCGAGGAGCCGGCGCTTGCGGCATCAGTCGAAGACTATGCCCTGGGCCAGCGGCAGTTCCCGTGAGTAGTTCACGGTGTTGGTCTGCCGGCGCATATAGCCCTTCCAGGCGTCGGAGCCAGATTCGCGACCGCCGCCGGTTTCCTTTTCACCGCCGAAGGCACCGCCAATTTCCGCGCCACTCGGGCCGATGTTGACGTTGGCGATGCCGCAGTCGCTGCCAACCGCCGAGATGAAGGCTTCCGCCTCGCGCAGGTCGGTGGTGAAGATGCACGACGAGAGCCCCTGGGGAACTGCGTTGTTCAACGCCACCGCGTCATCGAAGCGCTGGTAGGGGATCACGTAGAGGATCGGCGCGAACGTCTCGCTGCACACCACGGCGCTCTGCTCCGGCATCTCCACGATGGCGGGCGACACGTAGTAGGCATTCGGATAGCGCTCGGCCAGTTGCCGCTCGCCGCCGAACACCACGCCGCCTTCGCCACGCGCCTGCTCCAGCGCGCCCTGCATGGCCAGGAAGCTGCGCTCGTCGATCAGCGGGCCGACCAGGTTGCCTTCCAGCGGATGTCCGATGCGCACCTTGGAATAGGCGGTCTTCAGGCGGCTGACGAATTCGTCCTTCACCGACTCATGGGCGATCAGCCGGCGCAGCGTGGTGCAGCGCTGGCCGGCGGTGCCGACGGCGCTGAACAGCACGGCGCGCACGGCCATGTCCAGGTCGGCGCTGGGCGCCAGGATCATCGCGTTGTTGCCGCCCAGTTCGAGAATGCTGCGGGCAAAACGCGCCGCAACGCGGGGGCCGACTTCGCGACCCATGCGGGTGCTGCCGGTGGCGCTGACCAGGGCGACGCGCACGTCGTCCACCAGCGCTTCGCCAGCGACGCGATCTCCGATCACCACCTGGCTCAGGTACTCCGGCGCATCGCCGAACTTCTTCAACGCGCGCTCGAACAACGCCTGGCAGGCCAGCGCGGTGAGCGGGGTCTTCTCCGACGGTTTCCACACCACCGCGTTACCGCACACCAGCGCCAGCGCGGTGTTCCACGACCACACTGCAACCGGGAAGTTGAAGGCACTGATCACCCCGACCACACCCAGCGGGTGCCAGGTCTCGCGCATATGGTGGCCGGGGCGCTCGGAGGCGATGGTCAGGCCGTAGAGCTGGCGCGACAGGCCGACGGCGAAATCGCAGATGTCGATCATTTCCTGCACTTCGCCCTGGCCTTCCTGGGTGATCTTGCCGGCCTCCCAGGACACCAGTTCGCCCAGAGCCGCCTTGCTCGCGCGCAGCTCTTCGCCGAACAGCCGCACCAGTTCGCCACGGCGCGGCGCCGGTACCTTGCGCCAGGCGTCGAAGGCATGGGCGGCGCGGCCGATCTTCTGCTCCACCTCGGCGGCGCTTTCCAGGCGCACCGCCCCCAGGCGGCTGCCGTCGATGGGCGTATGGATGACGTGATCGCCGTTCGCATACAGACTGGCGTCGACGCCGAGGGATTCGAGCAGTGCGGAAATCATGCGGACTCCTGTTTCATTGCGATAACCCATTGGAATGCCAGCAGTAATAAACGGCTTGCCGAGCCACAACAAACGACGTTTCCTATGCACATCATTCCGTAAATTCATGAACTGCCCGCCATGCTGAGCAAACGCCACCTGCCGTCCATGACCGCCCTGCAATGCTTCGAAGCGGTGGCGCGGCACCTGAGTTTCACCCGCGCCTCCGAAGAGCTGAGCCTGACCCAGAGCGCCGTCAGCAAGCAGGTGGCGCAACTGGAAGAAATGCTCCAGCACCTGCTGTTCCGGCGCGTGCGGCGGCGCCTGCAACTGACGCCGGCAGGCGAGCTGTATCTGGCCGAAGTACGCAAGATCCTCACCCAGGTGGAAATGTCCACCCACTACCTGCTCTCCTACGGCGGCGAGACCGAAGTGCTGCGCGTGGCGACGCCGCCGACCTTCGGCGCGCGCTGGCTGATCCCGCGCCTGAACGGCTGGCGTCACCGCCACCCGAATATCCACCTGGACCTTCGCCAGGAGTTGGAGCCAGGCGACCTCCTGCAGTCTCGTTGCGACATCGCTTTTTTCTTCGGCACGGGAACCCTGCCGGGCGCGGAGTGCGTGCACCTGTTCGGCGAGCAGATGGTGCCGGTCTGCTCGCCGGCGGTTCTTCCGGCTACACCGCTGCATGACCCGACGCAACTGGCCGAACTGGTCCTACTGCAGAACGCCACACGCCCCGAAGCCTGGCACGAATGGTTCCAGAGCCTGGGCAAGCGCAGCGAACACAGCTATCACGGCCCGCGTTTTGACACCTTCTACATGTGCATCCGCGCCGCACAGGCCGGCTGCGGCGTTGCGTTGCTGCCGCGCTTTCTGGTGGAGGAAGAACTGGCCGAGGGCAAGCTGGTGATCGCCTGGGAGCACGGGCTGGCGAGTCGCAGCGGCTACTACCTGGCCTACTCCGAGCACGCCGCGGCGGTGCCCAAGGTGCGCGCCTTCGTCGAATGGATCGAGGCGAGCCTGGATGCCACCTGAGCGGCACAATTGACCATCGACCCAGCGCGGCAGTCGCTGGTATTTTTCCTGCATTCCGACAGGCAATGACCTGTCACCGTCCGGATCGAGGTATTTCCATGAAAGCCATCCAGCAAGCCATCGCGACCGAATTGAACGTCCAGCCGCCGTTCAACGGCCCGGAAGACGTCCAGGCCGAGATCCAGCGGCGTATCCGCTTCATCCAGAACTGCCTGACCGGTGCGGGCATGAAGACCCTGGTGCTGGGCATCAGCGGAGGTGTCGACTCGCTCACCGCCGGCATGCTCTGCCAGCGCGCGGTGGAAGCCCTGCGCGCCGAGACCGGCAACCAGGACTACCGCTTCCTCGCCGTGCGCCTGCCGTACAACGTTCAGGGCGACGAGCAGGATGCCCAGGACTCGGTGGATGCCATCGCGCCGGACGAGCGCCACACCGTGAACATCGGCCCCTCGGTACAGGCCTTGGCGGCGGAAACCCGTGCGCTGGAGGGTCTCGCGCCGGCGACCCGCGACTTCGCCCTGGGCAACACCAAGGCACGCATCCGCATGGTCGCCCAGTACACCATCGCCAACGCGCGTCAGGGCCTGGTGGTAGGCACCGACCATGCCGCCGAAGCAGTGATGGGCTTCTTCACCAAGTTCGGCGACGGCGCCTGCGACCTCGCCCCGCTCACCGGCCTGGTGAAGAACCAGGTGCGCACCATTGCCCGCACCCTCGGCGCACCGGAGCATCTGGTGGAAAAAGTACCGACCGCCGACCTCGAAGACCTCGCGCCGGGCAAGCCGGACGAGCATTCCCACGGCGTGACCTACAAGGAAATCGACGCCTTCCTGCACGGCCAGGATGTGGGCCAGGAAGCCTTCGACATCATCGTCCGCACCTTCGAGAAGACCCGCCACAAGCGCGCACTGCCCACCGCGCCGTAAGCACCTGGCGGCGCGGGAGAAGCCCGCGCCGCCCGGCTCAATGCTGCGGAATGACGTAGCGCCAGATGGCGATGAAGTGCAGCAGGCTGCCGGCGATCACGAACAGATGCCAGATGCCATGCCAGTGGCGGAAGCGGCTGTCGTAGGCGAAGAAGATGATGCCGATGGTGTAGAACGCGCCGCCACCCACCAGCCAGGCGAAACCGGCGCCGCCCAGCGCACGGTACAGCGGGCCGACGGCGATCAGCACAATCCAGCCCATCACCGCGTAGATGATGATCGACAGCACCCGCGCCTCGGAGCGCGGCTTGATCTCCTGCAGCATGCCGATCACCGCCATCGACCAGACGATGCCGAACAACGTCCAGCCCCACGGCCCCTTGAGCGTCACCAGGCAGAACGGTGTGTAGCTGCCCGCAATCAGCAGGTAGATGGATAGATGGTCGAGCTTGCGCAGGATGACTTTCGCCCGCCCGCGCGCGCTGTGGTAAAGCGTGGAAATGCTGTAGAGCAGCAACAGAGTCGTGCCGTAGACCGCCACGCTGATGATGCGCAGCGGCTCCCCCAGCAGGCTGGTGGCGACCAGCAGCCAGATCCCCCCGACCAGCGCCAGCACAGCGCCGAACAGGTGCGTCCAGGCATTGAAGCGTTCACCGTGGTACATGAGTCCCCCGTTACGTTTTCAACCACGGACACCGTAGCGTTGTTTCAGAAAATAAAAAGCCCGACTTCAAGTCGGGCTTTTCGTTTCGCAAGTATTTGCTCGCGATCACTTCAGGGTCAGGGTGCCCTTCATCATGGCCGAGTGGCCCGGGAACGAGCAGAAGAACATGTACTGCTCGCCTTCCTTGAGCTTGGAGACGTCGAAGGTCACGGAGTCTTTCTCGCCGGCACCGATAACCTTGGTGTGGGCGATGACACGGGTGTCGCCGTCCTTCAGGTAGTTCTTGTCCAGGCCAGCGGACATGCCGTCGGTGGCCACGCCCTGCATGTCGGCGGCGGTGGTCAGCACCCAGTTATGGCCCATTACGTTCTTCGGCAGGCTGCCCGGGTGGGCCAGGTTTACGGTGAAGGTCTTGCAGCTCTTGTCGACGGTGATCGCGTTGGTGCTGAACTGCATCTGATCGTTGCCCTGGATATCCACGGAGCATTCGGCGGCCAGCAGCGGGGCACTGAACAGGCCAAGCAGGGATACAGCAGCGAGTTTACGGAACATACAAGCCTCCTAGGCAGGTTGGGCGGTGAATCCTGAAGGGGAGACTGCCCGATGGGCGGTGGAGTTCCCCTGATCCAGGTCAACGGCGCACTGGCGGTTGGCCACGGCGCAAGCCTCGAAATGTCTATCAAGCCGATCCATTTCATCAACGAGGCAGAACAGCGCACCCCGACTAGCATAGACGCCACACCCCGTCCCTAGCGGAGCCCGAGCCTTGAATCCATATTCCCTGTTACAAAGTCTGCTCGCCGACTACGCCCTCGCCGCATCCGGCGGAGCGTTCCAGCACGACTGAAATCGCTACGCAAGTCTTGGTCACTCCCGCCGCAGCCGCTACCCTGACGACCTCGACGAGAGTGGGAGTGTTCCATGTCCTTGCGTTCCATCTGCGTATTCTGCGGCGCCAGCCCCGGCGCCTCACCGATCTACCAGGAAACCGCCGAAGCCCTTGGCCGCCATCTGGCCGAACGTGGTATCCGCCTGGTCTACGGGGGCGGTGCGGTCGGTCTGATGGGCATGGTGGCCGACGCTGCGCTGGCGGCGGGCGGAGAAGTCATCGGCATTATCCCGCAGAGCCTGAAAGAGGCGGAAATCGGCCACAAGGGCCTGACACGCCTCGAAGTGGTGGATGGCATGCACGCACGCAAGGCGCGCATGGCCGAACTGAGCGATGCCTTCATCGCCCTGCCCGGCGGCCTGGGTACGCTGGAGGAACTGTTCGAGGTCTGGACCTGGGGCCAGCTTGGCTACCACGGCAAGCCCCTGGGGCTGCTGGAAGTGAACGGCTTCTTCGACCCGCTGCTGACCTTCCTCGACCACCTCGTGCAGGAGCGCTTCGTTCGTTCGCAGCACCGTGAAATGCTCCAGCGCGCCGCCACCCCGGCAGAGCTGATCGACGCATTGGCAGGCTGGAAGCCGCTGGCGGCACCGAAGTGGGTGGATAGAACCCCGACGTAGTAGCGACGGCAGCAATGCAAAAAGCCGCCTCCTGTCGAGGAGGCGGCTTTCGATGACGTTTGGCGGGCAGTTATACGGCTACCGGCCGTCCCCGCTATTTCCAGCAGTCATCCACATCCCCCCCGGCGCCCCTCTCGCCAGTGGCCGTCAGGGTCAGGCTGCCGCAATCCGTGTCCTGGGCCTGCGCCCCCTGCGGCGCTACCGTCAGCTTGTACCCGCCATCCG
The Pseudomonas triclosanedens DNA segment above includes these coding regions:
- the lhpI gene encoding bifunctional Delta(1)-pyrroline-2-carboxylate/Delta(1)-piperideine-2-carboxylate reductase, whose protein sequence is MHDLRFLTNADVAERLAYPQLIEALRAGLAHPCEAPVRGCHALPENASLLTMPVWRPGQDIGVKLVTVFPGNGARDLPAVAALFCLFDGTHGRPLAMLEASELTARRTACTSALAADYLARRDARRLLIVGSGTLAPHMVRAHCSVREYEDIALWGRNPQKVGALVERLQAEGYPVHACADLPGSVAAADTISCVTTSREPIVLGRWLRSGCHLDLVGAFLPSMRETDNEAVRRARIVVDTREGALEEAGDLLIPMREGVIDESAIHSQISDLLQGRGARTDDSEITLFKSVGYALEDLIAARLLVQ
- a CDS encoding ABC transporter ATP-binding protein, with the protein product MTAPMLEFRDVDVFYGPIQALKKVSLTVNEGETVALIGANGAGKSTLLMSIFGQPRAASGAILFKGQDIRQKSAHYVASNGIAQSPEGRRVFPDMTVEENLLMGTIPVGMEHAQEDMQLMFELFPRLKERRNQRAMTMSGGEQQMLAIARALMSRPKLLLLDEPSLGLAPIVVKQIFQTLRELARSGMTLFLVEQNANHALKLSDRGYVMVNGEIRLSGSGAELLGNQEVRNAYLGGH
- a CDS encoding ATP-binding cassette domain-containing protein codes for the protein MSERTSDKILSVEHLMMHFGGIKALNDVNLDVERGSITALIGPNGAGKTTVFNCLTGFYKATGGNILLNTQGACTDVIKVLGQPFQAADFVSPAQFGNRLYYKMFGGTHLVNRAGLARTFQNIRLFREMSVVENLLVAQHMFVNRNLLAGILNTPGYRRAESEALDHAFYWLEVVDLVDCANRLAGEMSYGQQRRLEIARAMCTRPEIICLDEPAAGLNPAETQALSRIIRFLRDHHGITVLLIEHDMGMVMNISDHIIVLDHGDVIARGGPADIRNNEKVIAAYLGADEEELA
- the livM gene encoding high-affinity branched-chain amino acid ABC transporter permease LivM; the encoded protein is MMSATQTSAAAKTARIDIKKSLVDTVLAGLIALVVFGPIVGVVLDGYSFNLQPVRLAWMVGAVMLGRLLLSLFLQTPAGARIMDRFESSDSGITVLPPGYKTRLRWIIPLVIVAAVIFPFFASKYLLTVIILGLIYVLLGLGLNIVVGLAGLLDLGYVAFYAIGAYGLALGYQYLGLGFWTVLPLAAITAALAGALLGFPVLRMHGDYLAIVTLGFGEIIRLILNNWLSFTGGPNGMPVPSPTFFGLEFGRRAKEGGTPIHEFLGVDYNQNFKFLFIYVVLFVVVMLVLYIKHRLTRMPVGRAWEALREDEIACRAMGLNHVLVKLSAFMLGASTAGLAGVFFASYQGFVNPSSFTFFESALILAIVVLGGMGSTVGVVIAAFVLTVAPELLRSFADYRVLLFGILMVLMMIWRPRGLIRISRSGFAVRKGVAP
- a CDS encoding ABC transporter permease subunit: MDGIFLQQMINGLTLGSVYGLIAIGYTMVYGIIGMINFAHGEVYMISAYLSAVALALLAFFGLQSFPLLILGTLVFTIFVTGVYGWVIERIAYKPLRNSTRLAPLISAIGMSLILQNYVQLAQGPRQQGVPTLLDGAFKFHIGEGFVQLTYTKVFILIAAFVGMAVLTYVIQYTKLGRMCRATQQDRKMASILGINTDRVISYVFVIGAAMAALAGVLITMNYGTFDFYAGFIIGIKAFTAAVLGGIGSLPGAMLGGLILGVAEAQFSGMVNTDFKDVFAFSLLVAILIFRPQGLLGRPQVSKV
- a CDS encoding branched-chain amino acid ABC transporter substrate-binding protein; this encodes MSQKIFRKGFLALAVTTALGMSSLVEADVVIGVAGPHTGANASFGEQYWRGASQAAEDINAAGGINGEKIKLVKADDACEPKQAVAVANRLVDQDKAVGVVGHFCSSSTIPASEVYDEAGIIAITPGSTNPQVTERGLSGMFRMCGRDDQQGVVAGDYIVDVLKAKKVAVIHDKDTYGQGLADATRAQLNKRGVKEVLYEGLTRGEKDFNALVTKIRASGAEVVYFGGLHPEAGPLVRQMREQGLTATFMSDDGIVTDELVTTAGGPQYVKGVLMTFGADPRLIPDGKAVVEKFRAGGFEPEGYTLYAYASVQALAAAFNGAGKTDPAKASEWLKSHPVQTVMGKKEWDKKGDLKVSDYVVYEWDDKGKYHQLDAFKK